Below is a genomic region from Romeriopsis navalis LEGE 11480.
CTCGAATATCGGACTACGGTTGGAGGCGCTTTCGGATATTCGATCGATTTCTATTGGATGTTTTGACAGCCACGCATGGATGGATGGGGCTGAAATTCCTGTTCGGCACGTTTTTACAAGATCAAAATTACCGCTCTCAGAAATTCCCGATAATGTTGAGGCTTATGAAATGCACTTTCGCAGTTAAAGATTTTCTTGGTAAGGCTTTGGGTCGCTATTTTCTAAGCTCCTCGTGAATTCGCGACGCAGATTTAATGCGCGCTTTATACGCCTACCTTCCGAACATCGAATATCTACCAGTGATTAAATTCCGATTTTTGATACCGGATTGAACCGTTAAGCTAACGATTCATCTTGTTGATCCAAAAACTGTGCTGCTTCGGTTTCAAAAATCTCAACTAATTCCGGGTCCATATATTTATAGTCATCGGGAATGTCTAAAACTTCAATCCGTTTGTAGCTGACTAACTGCCGAAACTCCGCCTGCAATCGTTGCTGATGCTTCGGCTCCATCACAAAAATTATATCGGCCCACCGAATATCATGGGCCGATACCGTTTTTCTGGCGTTGGGGCTAGTACCAGCGGACCGAACATTCACACCATCAAGTTTGCGCCAGACGGCTTCGCCCGTGGGACTGCGCCATTGGTTCCGACTACAAATAAAAAGTACGTTCATCACAGACCCTCAGTTTCTAAGTGCCAAAACTTTCTCGGATAAAATGACTTTAACTGCTTTGCCCGGACTAACTTGTCGCGCCGTCGCCACAAAAACTTCCATTGCTTCTCACCTTTCCATGCAGAATGGATCGACGAGACCTTCGTTTTAGCCAACTGACTGGGCTTGAGAGCGCCTTGACTGACTTTTTCCCGCAGATCTGGCCGTCGCTGCCGATTCGCGATCGAACGCCGACGCTGTGCCCGTCGCCAAGCGCGGGTTCTGGATGTTGCATCCACAATATTTCCCTCTGTGCAGTATCGGGTTAGCAGCCGCGATAATACAGAGTTTGGTTAGGCCGATTCTAGCAAGCGAATTTTGGAACGACAAGTCAATCAGTCGACTTTAAGCAAACTTCATCGCTGTATATTTTTCTAAAGCCCACTGCCGGAAATTGCGAAATCATTTTTACTCAGTGGGTAGCTGCAAAATATCCATTCAACGCATTGTAATTTTTATGAAACGCGCAAATCGTTACGCCGTCATTGCCGTCACACCACTCGCACTACAATTACTGGCAACTGTACCAGCAGACGCCCAATTGAGTAACCGTTCTCGCCTGGCCCTCGATGGAATTGGTGCGGTGCGTGTGGGCATGACGATCGCCGAAGCGGAACGGGCCACTGGGTTAAAATTCTTTGAACCCAGTCGATTTCGGGCGAGTGAAGGGTGCTATTACATCCAGCCCAGAACGCAGTCACCCAACATTTCCTTCATGGTCTTCAGTGGTAGTAGTAGCAAGACGATGAACCGATCAAGTGATCGGATTGTCCGCGTTGATATCGATCGTGGTAGCCCGATTACGACGCTGAGTGGGATTGCAATTGGCGCAACAGAAGCGCAGGTGAAGCGCCGCTATCCTGGCAAAATCAAAGCATCACTACATCCCTATACCGGCAGCAATGGTGGTAAATATCTCACCTATAAACCCAGCCATCTCGCCGATCAGCGCTACAGCCTGATCTTTGAAACTTTGAATGGGAAGGTTGTGCGGTATCGATCGGGTTTTGCGGATGCAGTAGCGCAAATTGAGGGCTGCGCATAATTTGTCGGGTTGAGGCTTGAATCGACTCGAATACCAAATCAGCTAATGATTGCGACAGATTTAGTCCCTCAGTCCCCAAAACTGAATTTTTTTAGTTTGGCACTGTGACATCACTGATTTTTTTAGCGTTGCAATTAGTAATGTGTAGAATTGACGTTTCCTGAATTTAACGATTGTATTTTATGAAAATCCGACTGACTGCTGTTTTACTCGCTGGCGTTGGCTTGCTGTCGCTCCTGGCGATGATGCCTGCACATGCTCGATTAACCAAAAAATCCAAACTTTATCTGGATGGCCTTGGCCCGATTCAAGCTGGGATGACTGTTGCTGAAGCCGAACGGGCGATCGGACAACAACTGATGAACCCGGACTTAAGTGGCGAACGTTTGGATATGCGTTGTTATTATTTGCCTGCCCCAAACACACCACCCAATGGTTCCGCATCGCTAAATTTTATGGTTTACCCTGCGGGCGATCGGATTGATCGATATCGTGATCGGATTGTTCGCGTTGGTATCGATCGGGGCAGTTCGATTACAACACTGAGTGGAGCGGCGATCGGGTCAACAGAAGCGGAAATTATGGCAATGTATCCGGGCCGAATCAAAGTCACGCGCCATCATTATACCGGGGATCAAGGGGGAAAGTATCTGACCTATGTGCCTCGTGCTGCCGCCAATAAAAAATATAGTCTGGTGTTTGAAACGCTGAATGGGAAGGTGACAAGTTTTCGCTCCGGTTTAGCTGATGCGGTATCACGCATCGAAGGTTGTTCTTAGAAGGTTGTTTTGACTTGTGGACTGGTGCCATTGGACTCAGTCCCATCGGTTTACGGACAGGAATCGCGATCTAAAATCACTCTAATTCGGTCACTTTAGTCCTGATGAAAATCCCATCAAAACCAGTATTCTTGTCTCTGAGCTGGCTGGCTTGTTTGGTGGCAACACCGGCAGCCGCACAACTCACCCAGAACGCGCAGATTTATCTCGATGGGATTGGTTCCATCCAGGCTGGCATGACGATCACCGAAGCCGAACAGGCTGGAGGTATAAAACTCGTCAAACCTGGCAGCGGGGATCGGCGTGGTTGCTATTACATCCAGCCCTTAAATGCGGCTTTGGATGTCGAATTTATGGTGTTTGGGCAGGGGCAGGGAAATCCCCATCACGATCGAATCGTTCGGGTTGACATCAATCAATCCAGTACGATTACGACTCGGAGTGGTGCCGGGATTGGGACAACCGAGGCGGAAATTAAGGCGATGTATCCCGGTCAGATCAAAGTCACGGGCAATCGCTATACCTGGCAGTCTGGTGGCAATGATCTGACCTATATGCCGCGTGATGCCGCCGATAAAAAGTATAGTTTGATCTTTGAAACGCTGAATGGCAAAGTAACGCAGTTTCGATCGGGCTTAGCCGATGCCGTGGCTCAAGTTGAAAGATGTCGCTAAGTTACCATCGTCTGGGGCAACATCTGGCGTATTCTGACTAGATGCGTTGGACATCCGTGAGTAACCCAAACTGCTATGCGTAAATTTGATCGTATTTTAATTGTCGGCGGCACTCATGGAAATGAGTTGACGGGGGCGTATTTGATTCGATCGGGTGCATTTGAGCATTTGACGCAGTTTAGCTTTGAAGTTTTGACGCTCTTGGCTAACCCCCGGGCGGTGGCGGCAAACTTACGCTATCTTGGCCGCGATCTGAATCGTAGCTTTGAGCGGCAACGGTTAGATAACGATCGATTTAATAACTACGAAGATCAGCAAGCCCGCGAAATCTATCAGCGGTTTGGCCCCCATAGTGCCACCCCAGTGGATGTAATTATTGATTTGCATACCACGACGGCAAATATGGGCAATACCATAATTTTGGATGAAGAATCATCGACTGGATTGCAGTTAGCGGCTAATTTATCCATCGCTGAGCCGTCGGTCAAGATCTATAGTACGAGTACCTCAGGGCGGCAGGATGCATTGCGGACGATCGCGCCATTGGGGATCTGTATTGAAGTAGGGCCGGTAGTGCCGGGAATTCTGGATGCAGCGGCGTTTGCTCAGACACAGGCGCTAGTTTTGCAGGTTTTGGCTGATCTCGATCGGGCGAATCAAGGTGGATTAGCTGACTTACCCGAATCGGTGACGCTGTATCGGTATTTCAGCACGATCGACTATCCACGGAATCAAGCCGGACAACCGATCGCCATGATTCATCCCCAGTTGCAATTGCAAAATTACCAACCGTTGTATCCCGGCGACCCAATATTTATTGATTTTGCCGGTCATGTGACTGCCTATATGGGGCCGGAAACGGTCTATCCCATTTTCATTAATGAAGCTGCCTATTATGAGAAGGGCATTGCTTTTGTGCTGACGCAGAAACAGCAAGTAGACTGCTATGATCAGTAAACCGCTGGCTTAATCGCGGGGAAATGTAAGTGAAGTTTGAGCATGCATTGGTTTGATATTTTCACAGATGTGCTGACGATTTTGTCGATCGGCGTCGCCGCGATCGCCGTATTCCAAAATAGCCGCATTACTAAACGGCAGTGGAACGTTGACGTCTATACGATTTATAGTCAGCGATATGCCGATGTGATTCATGCTTTTCCGGATGATGCGTTTGCCAATCGATTTAACGCCGAGTTGTTGCCGCCACCCAATGCTCAACTCAATCAAGTCATTTATCGTTACTTATCTTTGATTTCGGATGTTTACTATCTGTATCGCACCGGCTATATCGATCAGTCTGTCTGGGATATGTGGAAACCGGAAACCGATCGCACCCTCGCGTCGCCATTGATTGCTAGACAATGGCCCAATCTTAAAGATGAGTTTATGATTCATCCCGAATTTTTTCAGTATGTGAATGAGGCCCAGAAACCGTAAAATTCCCGCTCATTCACTTTCTCCAAAACAGCCAAAACTCAGGTATCCTAGCCAATGGCTGATTGCCCGAGACGCGTGATCCACCGTGGCGTCATGTCAACTCAATCGATCCAAAAATCAAATACTTTTAGAATCTAATGCAGAACCCGCCTAAGTTACCAAATCGCATCCAAACGGCAATTATTGAACTGAATACGCCAAATTGCGATACAGAAAATTTTCGTGCTTTGCATACGAAGACAGCGCAAAGAGCCGCACGTCAAATGGGTGTGGCGGCGCCCGATGGCTATGTGCTGGAATTTGTCGGGCAATTCTATGTGCTGGAGTTGCTGGGCGCCGATTACGTCTGCAATCGTGTCATCTAAATGCGCCTCGATCGATGCCAGTGGTTGGCATGGCCCAACTTATTAAAGCACCAGCTCCCATGGCGGGGCATTTGTTGGATTTATGTCGGTGATTGTTTAAACCACGGAGAGTGGTGATTTGGGTATGGCTTTTGGCTGGGATTTATCCCAGTCGATCGCTTCAGCGAGTTCGATCGCTGCACCAAGATGCTCGATCAACGCCTTCATTTGGGGTACAGCATCATTGGCATTTGACAGCAGCGTTTTTAATTGCGCATCAACGACTAGTAAGCGCATCCCCCGCAGACTCTCAACTGGACAGTATTGGGATAGCATATCCGCCAATTCCCCTCGCAAGGGTGGGTGCTGCGTCTCTGGACGGGAGGTATTGGTCGGATGTGTCTTCGGTACGGGGCAATGTAAATGGTTCATGGCATGCACCAAGGCAATAAAAGAGCGGATTTATTGATAGCTGTAGTCGTATGCTAGGGATATGGCGTTAGGTTGAGCGCACGCCATCAAAATGCCATGAACCCAACAAATCCAACTCTATCGGAAGATAGACCTTGAGCGTTGTGTCATGAAATATCAACATTGTTGATCTTGCTTGATTGTGACAGTTTGAGACTACCCGATCGATATCACTGACGTGCTTGATCGCCCTGTCCTAGACTACTTAGACCGAATTAATCGCGTGTTTACTGATGATGTCCCAGACAGAATTTGACCAATTAATTGCCCAGCTTAATCCGAAAGACTTATCTCCAGAGCAGGTGCGGGCGCTGATGAAAATTACGACTGAGGCGATCGCTCACCTGGCCAATACCAAGCAATTAGGTAACGTTGGGGCCAATCCTCCACAAATTGATCGTCCTTAAGATTGACCGCCCTTAAGGGTTTGAGTCAGATATGGTGTGCCTGGGTTGTGGTGATGGATGATTGATGCGGCGATTAATGCGTGACGGTGTAGTGGTGAGGCGTAGTCAGTCAGACGTAGTCAGTCAGACTAATGGTGAATCTCAGAGCTGAATTCTGGCTTGAATGGATCAGTGTTTGTCTAACTTGATGCTGCTAGACCA
It encodes:
- a CDS encoding low molecular weight protein tyrosine phosphatase family protein; this translates as MNVLFICSRNQWRSPTGEAVWRKLDGVNVRSAGTSPNARKTVSAHDIRWADIIFVMEPKHQQRLQAEFRQLVSYKRIEVLDIPDDYKYMDPELVEIFETEAAQFLDQQDESLA
- a CDS encoding aspartoacylase — translated: MRKFDRILIVGGTHGNELTGAYLIRSGAFEHLTQFSFEVLTLLANPRAVAANLRYLGRDLNRSFERQRLDNDRFNNYEDQQAREIYQRFGPHSATPVDVIIDLHTTTANMGNTIILDEESSTGLQLAANLSIAEPSVKIYSTSTSGRQDALRTIAPLGICIEVGPVVPGILDAAAFAQTQALVLQVLADLDRANQGGLADLPESVTLYRYFSTIDYPRNQAGQPIAMIHPQLQLQNYQPLYPGDPIFIDFAGHVTAYMGPETVYPIFINEAAYYEKGIAFVLTQKQQVDCYDQ